The proteins below are encoded in one region of Aspergillus nidulans FGSC A4 chromosome III:
- a CDS encoding putative carbonyl reductase (transcript_id=CADANIAT00006241) has protein sequence MSGAPIDATGHFVHGNTEAPAHPSLMAMFSLKGKTAIVTGAAAGIGLAVADGLAEAGANVALWYNSNTKAHERAQEIAARYGVQAKAYQVNITDSEAVKQALEQSVKDLNGRLDVFIANAGIPWTQGPAVDGQLSHYSDVVDNDLNGTFYCAKYAAYYWRKQKEEGVDLNGNKLQNFTYGSFVATASMSGHIVNIPQLQAAYNAAKSGVIHLCKSLAVEWVKFARANTISPGYIITEISNFVPKETKDIWCDKIPMGREGRAEELKGAYLYLASDASSYTTGADIVVDGGYCAP, from the exons ATGTCTGGCGCGCCTATCGATGCGACTGGACACTTTGTCCACGGGAACACCGAAGCTCCTGCGCACCCCAGCCTGATGGCCATGTTCTCTCTGAAAGGCAAAACGGCGATTGTCAccggcgccgctgctggTATTGGCCTCGCAGTTGCCGATGGtctggctgaagctggtgCCAATGTTGCTCTGTGGTACAACAGCAACACAAAAGCCCATGAACGGGCGCAGGAGATTGCTGCTAGATACGGCGTGCAAG CCAAGGCTTATCAGGTCAACATCACGGACTCCGAGGCAGTCAAACAGGCTCTTGAGCAGAGTGTGAAGGACTTGAACGGACGGTTAGACGTCTTCATTGCCAATGCCGGTATTCCATGGACTCAGGGTCCGGCCGTGGACGGCCAGTTGAGCCACTATTCTGACGTTGTGGACAATGACCTGAACGGTACATTCTACTGCGCAAAGTATGCTGCCTACTACTggaggaaacagaaggaGGAAGGCGTTGACCTCAACGGCAACAAGCTCCAGAACTTCACCTACGGTAGCTTTGTCGCGACTGCCTCAATGAGCGGCCACATTGTCAATATCCCTCAACTCCAGGCCGCCTACAACGCCGCCAAGTCTGGCGTTATCCACCTAT GCAAGTCCCTAGCCGTTGAATGGGTCAAGTTTGCCCGCGCCAATACCATCTCCCCTGGTTACATTATTACTGAGATCTCCAACTTCGTCCCCAAGGAGACAAAGGACATCTGGTGTGACAAGATCCCTATGGGCCGTGAAGGTCgcgcggaggagctgaagggtGCATACCTCTATCTAGCCTCAGACGCGTCCAGCTACACGACAGGTGCCGATATTGTGGTTGACGGTGGCTACTGCGCTCCTTGA
- a CDS encoding uncharacterized protein (transcript_id=CADANIAT00006240), producing MAIRLGCAGASVFPWTKCPVASIGAPDIVWDSYGGRPRRKQTEKNETDRGEEAWTMVAKVRPTTFYKQTGVSPRTRAYRIGDTDVSQQLGIQVPGGAKMKHRSKFQRYYWADLVCSETDVIDCTLDRIDLFTEGMDYHRIPHAFGRNAGTFLRPLQQQPPSPSLRWLFRHHHHAHVCLSSLSLRLAKHCSSAAYFRTSRARHTPGGRRGIMIALTTAVAIAVTCSVIFMVSAVVITIIWIKIRQERKSLAIIRHPHGPYAHGLSTFPAETFTELSREEGSALRQYGQLPYGRPTEWGLLASRESLDPSGGDKSPIKLLKKTRSFSLKHSISSKSKREPKNLAKPASLVALEETSEDPQSQVSASKENLIVSAVDGVLELPAETTPRQTPEKEEGQPSTANTIRPVSGGWPLLRQTERPNALFPVFEDHHEGTGTNGTRVRGGSITSQTPGMAPDQPVPPPPCAYPPNRFRLSKNDSIRFSSVSIETADSSILDESRRTSANVDGSLSSPALPPCPTFMPFSANDVGKECDRLSFAANGAPYIFPPSSPARKGQRVDERSPPRRSLTACGPTRSSERVSPPPRRSESLSARQSLDNTARAYLDLDHIPPLNTRNRNNGLLPQFTQLQRHSMHASLPRDNDPFYNGTDTLYSFTYHPQTTGRRASSFQPQETPSQIANSHPRLPLTSAMKSSGQRKGHRRQNCVRISIHPPITFGGPAFSPMVEEPEDAEELNNRRSEISDLSTSNISRNSSVSAMSTTNRSSFQSNKSDRPSSRIVDVATDKRIDSSGSPVKKKRHTQQEPAFANAKALPEIFTSLPTTVEKDSLSQTPSPERNPLIWKIPYQASPTSLENPPTPGSPRRSAVMGPRTQPRPARNSYQSLIPSGDTNKPSSPPSIRPTRNNTVKDTRRKQSPSPRRAKSEAKERISPSSHTQNGKRSSHAPTSDISSNTQSKIAGTQVSAIVPIWEDRNKSEVQKTPRRSTVSLVYDPLSLNEKSDISPKRSQADRLARMSSFKNSKRGCTTPARKTVGLGIGAATPGSLYDGDGFLKE from the exons ATGGCCATCAGGCTGGGGTGCGCAGGAGCTTCGGTGTTCCCGTGGACAAAGTGTCCAGTCGCATCGATAGGCGCGCCAGACATTGTATGGGACTCGTACGGTGGAAGGCCTAGAAGAAAGCAGACAGAGAAGAACGAAACAGACCGAGGGGAAGAGGCGTGGACGATGGTTGCAAAGGTCAGGCCAACCACCTTTTATAAACAAACGGGGGTGTCCCCACGGACTCGCGCCTAC CGCATTGGCGATACAGACGTGAGCCAGCAGCTAGGTATCCAAGTCCCTGGAGGCGCCAAGATGAAGCATCGCTCTAAGTTCCAGCGGTATTATTGGGCAGATCTCGTGTGCTCCGAAAC AGACGTCATTGACTGCACGTTAGATC GTATTGACCTGTTTACCGAAGGGATGGACTATCATCGCATTCCTCACGCCTTTGGGCGCAATGCGGGCACATTCCTCcggcctcttcaacaacaacCGCCCTCGCCCAGCCTGAGATGGCTTTTCCGCCACCATCATCATGCTCATGTCTGTCTCTCATCTCTAAGCCTACGTCTGGCCAAGCATTGCAGCAGTGCGGCATATTTTCGAACGTCCAGGGCTAGGCACACCCCGGGA GGGCGAAGGGGCATCATGATAGCGTTGACAACGGCCGTCGCGATAGCGGTTACCTGCTCAGTTATTTTCATGGTTTCTGCAGTGGTAATTACTATCATCTGGATCAAGATCCGCCAGGAACGGAAATCGCTTGCAATCATACGCCACCCCCACGGACCTTACGCTCATGGACTCTCGACCTTCCCAGCAGAAACATTCACTGAGCTATCACGCGAAGAAGGCTCTGCCCTCAGACAGTATGGCCAGCTGCCATATGGTAGACCAACTGAATGGGGTCTGTTGGCTTCAAGAGAGAGCCTGGACCCATCTGGTGGCGACAAGTCGCCAATTAAGCTGCTGAAAAAGACGCGCAGCTTCTCCCTGAAACACTCCATATCGTCGAAGTCGAAGCGAGAACCGAAAAACCTGGCCAAGCCAGCATCCTTAGTAGCTTTGGAAGAAACTTCAGAAGATCCTCAGTCTCAGGTGTCAGCTTCGAAAGAGAACTTGATTGTATCAGCGGTTGACGGGGTACTGGAGCTTCCAGCAGAGACAACACCCCGGCAAACaccagagaaggaggaaggtcaGCCGAGTACGGCTAATACCATTCGCCCTGTTTCGGGCGGCTGGCCGTTGCTTCGCCAGACAGAACGCCCAAATGCTCTGTTCCCTGTTTTCGAGGATCATCACGAAGGCACTGGAACCAACGGAACCCGGGTTCGAGGTGGCAGCATCACTTCCCAAACACCTGGGATGGCACCAGACCAGCCCGTTCCACCCCCTCCTTGTGCGTATCCTCCGAACCGTTTCCGCTTATCAAAGAATGACTCGATTCGGTTCTCGTCTGTCAGCATTGAAACAGCCGACAGCTCAATTCTAGACGAGAGCCGAAGGACATCCGCGAATGTCGATGGCAGTCTCTCATCTCCGGCGTTGCCTCCCTGTCCCACGTTTATGCCATTCAGTGCAAATGATGTTGGAAAAGAGTGTGACCGCCTGAGCTTTGCGGCCAACGGAGCCCCATATATCTTCCCTCCCAGTTCTCCTGCGCGCAAAGGACAAAGAGTGGACGAGCGTTCCCCCCCTCGTCGCAGCTTGACTGCGTGTGGCCCTACTCGCTCGTCCGAACGAGTTAGCCCACCACCAAGACGGAGCGAATCTTTGTCTGCCAGGCAATCTCTGGACAATACAGCCAGAGCATACCTTGATTTGGACCATATTCCACCGCTGAATACCAGGAACCGCAATAACGGCTTGCTACCGCAATTTACTCAATTGCAGCGCCACTCAATGCATGCCAGTTTGCCAAGGGACAACGATCCTTTTTACAATGGAACGGACACTCTATACAGTTTCACATATCACCCACAGACCACGGGAAGACGAGCGAGTAGCTTTCAGCCACAAGAAACACCGTCTCAGATCGCAAACAGTCATCCGAGGCTGCCGTTGACATCCGCTATGAAAAGTAGCGGGCAACGAAAAGGACACAGACGACAGAACTGTGTACGCATCTCCATTCATCCACCAATCACTTTCGGTGGACCTGCGTTCTCCCCAATGGTTGAAGAACCAGAAGACGCCGAAGAATTGAACAATCGCCGTTCCGAGATATCTGACCTGTCCACATCAAATATTTCACGAAATTCCAGTGTGTCCGCCATGTCCACCACgaacagaagcagcttcCAGAGTAACAAGTCAGACCGTCCAAGCTCGCGAATAGTTGATGTGGCCACAGACAAGCGGATTGACTCTTCCGGTAGTCcagtcaagaagaaaaggcatACACAACAAGAACCAGCTTTTGCCAACGCGAAAGCATTACCTGAAATTTTCACAAGCTTGCCAACAACCGTAGAAAAAGATAGCTTGTCTCAGACTCCATCTCCGGAGCGTAACCCGCTCATATGGAAAATTCCGTACCAAGCCTCGCCCACTTCGCTTGAGAATCCGCCAACTCCTGGAAGTCCTCGCCGGTCAGCAGTTATGGGCCCGCGCACCCAACCCAGGCCCGCACGCAATAGCTATCAATCGCTGATTCCGTCTGGGGATACCAACAaaccatcctctccgccaTCAATCCGCCCTACTCGCAATAATACCGTGAAGGATACACGCAGAAAGCAGTCCCCCTCACCAAGACGAGCCAAGAGTGAAGCAAAAGAGCGAATATCACCGTCCAGCCACACTCAGAACGGCAAACGGTCTAGTCACGCCCCGACCAGTGACATATCTAGTAACACTCAGTCAAAGATTGCAGGAACACAAGTTAGCGCCATCGTCCCAATTTGGGAAGATCGAAACAAGAGTGAAGTACAGAAGACGCCGCGACGGTCAACGGTCTCTCTCGTCTATGATCCTCTCAGCCTAAACGAGAAGAGTGATATCTCCCCCAAGCGCAGTCAAGCTGATAGGCTAGCGCGCATGTCTAGCTTCAAGAACTCCAAGCGTGGCTGTACGACTCCAGCGAGAAAGACTGTCGGGTTGGGTATTGGTGCGGCAACGCCGGGGAGTCTGTACGACGGGGATGGCTTCTTGAAGGAGTAA
- a CDS encoding uncharacterized protein (transcript_id=CADANIAT00006242), with the protein MKPILERFLQIPLHCFLGSISSNKDNDCCPSSHRCTDLLSNIAPSIFYKDTLARFYDPRYEPAFSNPKILHPDHEAVTANPAPGDGEFRPVSPGLTSYSDVKSERVTGIAYDDYLTFLDNGASGSGISRRESELRAFARYKERYHEYLHEIASVKVGKRRR; encoded by the exons ATGAAACCAATCCTCGAAAGGTTCCTACAAATACCACTGCACTGCTTTTTAGGCAGCATATCCAGCAACAAGGACAACGACTGCTGTCCCAGTTCACACAGATGCACCGATCTGCTAAGCAATATAGCCCCATCTATCTTCTACAAAGATACTCTCGCCCGCTTCTATGACCCGCGGTATGAGCCAGCCTTCTCTAACCCTAAAATCCTGCACCCAGACCATGAAGCGGTGACAGCAAATCCTGCTCCTGGTGACGGAGAGTTCAGGCCTGTTTCTCCAGGCTTGACTTCATACTCGGATGTAAAGTCAGAAAGAGTAACGGGTATCGCCTATGATGACTACCTGACCTTCCTCGATAATGGTGCTAGTGGCAGCGGTATTAGCAGACGGGAGAGCGAGCTGCGTGCGTTCGCGCGATATAAGGAGCGTTACCACGAATATTTGCATGAAATTGCATCGGTGAAGG ttggaaagaggagaagatga
- a CDS encoding putative clock controled protein (Ccg-8) (transcript_id=CADANIAT00006243) has translation MDRSSDGIAALSVQDATANSPPSATPPTPSYSAHSSSTPLAASPPSSKPQHVSAIMDTDNAAGAEDRSRRATSVLSMDDLEAAQALEGLRTDFGASPRASQQTIASPDSKSQEPILSLLTSTHPLISSAINGSVAAYTSSKSYSPRFRSGAEFIERNIGSPVASTVHTVGRKTGVEGSLRWALQRHASNSSESTRSKRRKVNGDDPAPADRDLEIGLSTMDANNPPETPDLYLNESLPPYDDHRSPKYEDVDTAGSSRQSTWQSRLMISTSGLGVAMSEESLKSLQYCLTWLRWANGRLGKSIVALQESLQEWESLSRKNGDASADSQASNQNLLSQRIQALKQDVLATLKQVVDIVSKYAGGALPENARNLVRRHLTSLPQRFRIASTAVPAPDESGASSEPSSSARRILVLAQEGLDMMSQVSGVVNETLVSAEHWCERLGRKRHDSKNADAKNPEPQTAAPEYPADIKQPVSDASQDTPMTGLEQT, from the exons ATGGACCGTAGCTCAGACGGCATTGCTGCGCTCTCCGTCCAAGACGCCACTGCGAattctcctccctccgcgACTCCTCCGACTCCCAGCTATTCGGCCCATTCGTCTTCGACGCCCCTCGCTGCTTCACCACCCTCCTCAAAACCGCAACATGTGTCCGCCATAATGGATACGGATAACGCAGCTGGGGCTGAGGACCGCTCTCGTCGCGCTACCAGTGTCTTGTCTATGGATGATCTCGAGGCCGCCCAAGCCCTTGAAGGACTTCGTACAG ATTTCGGTgcatctcctcgagcttcGCAACAGACCATCGCCTCCCCCGACTCGAAGTCGCAAGAACCGATCCTCTCACTGTTAACTTCCACCCACCCTCTGATATCCTCTGCAATCAACGGTTCAGTTGCGGCTTATACATCCTCCAAATCGTACTCTCCTCGTTTCAGATCTGGGGCCGAGTTCATTGAACGAAACATTGGCTCGCCCGTAGCCAGCACCGTTCATACTGTTGGTCGCAAAACGGGCGTGGAAGGCAGCCTGCGCTGGGCGTTACAGAGGCACGCCTCCAACTCGTCAGAGTCGACCCGATCAAAGCGCCGCAAGGTCAACGGCGACgatcctgctcctgccgATCGCGATCTAGAAATAGGCTTGAGCACGATGGATGCCAACAATCCGCCGGAAACCCCAGATCTCTACCTAAATGAATCTCTGCCTCCCTACGATGACCACAGGTCACCCAAATATGAGGATGTTGATACAGCGGGCTCGTCCCGTCAGTCTACATGGCAGAGTCGACTTATGATTTCGACTTCTGGACTAGGTGTTGCCATGAGCGAAGAATCACTGAAAAGCCTGCAATACTGCTTAACATGGCTGAGGTGGGCCAATGGCAGGCTAGGAAAGTCCATCGTGGCTCTGCAGGAATCTCTTCAAGAGTGGGAGTCTCTTTCTCGGAAGAACGGAGATGCTTCTGCCGATAGCCAAGCCTCCAACCAGAATCTGCTGTCACAGCGCATTCAAGCCCTCAAGCAAGACGTGCTGGCTACATTAAAGCAGGTGGTAGATATTGTCTCCAAGTACGCCGGCGGGGCACTTCCCGAGAATGCGCGCAATCTGGTCCGCCGCCACCTTACTTCGCTCCCGCAGCGCTTCCGAATTGCATCGACCGCGGTCCCTGCGCCAGACGAGTCCGGCGCGTCATCCGAGCCCTCCAGCAGTGCACGCCGGATTCTGGTACTCGCTCAGGAGGGTCTGGATATGATGTCTCAAGTCAGCGGTGTCGTAAATGAGACTCTTGTCAGTGCTGAGCACTGGTGCGAGCGGCTGGGCCGCAAGCGTCACGATAGCAAGAACGCTGACGCTAAGAATCCTGAACCCCAAACTGCGGCGCCGGAGTATCCCGCCGACATAAAGCAGCCCGTCTCAGACGCCTCTCAAGATACCCCTATGACTGGGCTGGAGCAGACATAA